In Campylobacter sp. 2014D-0216, the following proteins share a genomic window:
- a CDS encoding UPF0323 family lipoprotein, translated as MKHIKTILKLSMISGIAAISAGALSACSSNTNDSNNALSQAANTQGAFVIIEETAPNQYKIKDQFPSDETRVVLKQLDGQERVLTKEEMDKLIQEEAAKIDNGTSNLTNPNNAQMSSGGLSLGETLLASAAGAILGSWIGSKLFNNQNFANQQRGAFSNQSAYQRSVNSFNKASTSATSGSSAKKSGFFGGGSKATSSSSSSFGS; from the coding sequence ATGAAACACATTAAAACTATACTTAAGCTTAGTATGATCAGTGGTATTGCTGCTATAAGTGCAGGTGCTTTAAGTGCGTGTAGTAGTAATACAAATGATTCAAATAATGCTTTAAGCCAAGCAGCTAACACTCAAGGTGCTTTTGTTATCATCGAAGAAACCGCACCAAATCAATACAAAATCAAAGATCAGTTTCCAAGTGATGAAACAAGAGTGGTTTTAAAGCAGCTTGATGGCCAAGAAAGAGTTTTAACTAAAGAAGAAATGGACAAACTAATCCAAGAAGAAGCTGCTAAAATAGACAATGGTACTTCAAATTTAACCAACCCAAACAATGCTCAAATGAGTAGTGGTGGACTTTCTTTGGGTGAAACATTACTTGCAAGTGCAGCGGGAGCTATTTTGGGAAGTTGGATAGGATCAAAGCTTTTTAACAATCAAAACTTTGCCAACCAACAAAGAGGAGCATTTTCTAATCAAAGTGCTTATCAAAGAAGTGTTAATAGCTTTAACAAAGCAAGTACAAGTGCTACTTCGGGATCTAGCGCTAAAAAATCTGGCTTTTTCGGCGGTGGTTCTAAGGCGACTTCAAGCTCTTCTAGCTCATTTGGATCTTAA